The genomic window gacttcctgttcattgaTGTTCACGTCTGCATCTGACACCATGCGTTTGTTTGCATTGCAATTAATGTTTTGTAGAAAGTGTGGATTTGTAGGTCTTAATTATGAAATCTGAGATTCATCCACAAGAGATCTGGCTTAGCCTATATCTGTAAAATCCTGTTGAAAAGGGAAGCAAGCCAGTAAATTTAATATCTACATTACTGTAAATATGCACACTTAGTTTACTGAACcaaatttgttttgatttgacagaggaTTTTCTAAGTGATAACTCCTTTTAGTTAGCCCAAACTATTTTTATAGCTATGAAATTGTCCCCTGCTGTGACAGTAATTAGCACTTCAAAGGCAATATGCTTTGCTTTGGTTTTCATAAATTTATCTGCACTTACAGTTTTATTTCATGTAAGTACTCCAATCTCTCGGTTGACAGGCCCATTTGTATGTTCCGCTTGGTTATTCATGTGCAATTCTGATGGCAACCAACCTGCAATATGGAGAAGTGTCACAGCGTCTTCCACTGAATGAATCTGAGAATCACACAGAATGCAGTTTTATTACAAGATTACTGAAGGGTGTAACTGCATTGTAGTCTCACACAAGTTTGTTTACCTAGAGAAGTAGTTTCAGGGGAGTCTTTGTCACTTTGCATTAGTTTAGTCTGGACTGTCATCAGAACTTTTGACTGTTTAGattaaactcttcactaatagCTCACTGGCTTTCCAAATGGTTTGCATGCATCTTTTGTGGTCTTTTAGAGTGAGTGGGTTTTTTACGTTTTGCCATTCAAAAGCAACGCATTTCTGTGCAAAAGGCACCGTAATTATTTGACTCCAGATTAGGCCAGAAATCCCATTGCTTTAGCCAGTGGTAGAAGAGATGTGGGCTGTACTACAGAACTAGGGATGGTTTATATAATCATAATCGCTATTAATGTCATaagtatttatattataatttgaacttattttgtttattactcATAACCTGAATAGACGCCCAAGCAAATTAATACCAATCTGTTTTCCTTTACTAAAATGGCACTTTGTGGGCTTTCGTCCTTCagggttttgtttctttaaatatagGTCACACACAATTGTTTTTGTAATCTGATTACTAAGcgttttgggggggaaatgcGTATGGACATCCTTATGTTGTTCAGATTAGTTGTGGACATCTTCATTGTGCATTACGACAGTTCACGGTATTGACGGCTGCTGATGCTGCCGGCCCCGCTGCAGGCTGTGGTTTCATGGAGCTCGACCCCTGACCCTTTGTTCTTTGTCTCCCTCAGAGTGCCGCTGCGGCCCCCAGCCCGGTGCTCGGAAACATTCCTCCCAGCGATGGGATGCCAGGGGGACCAATCCCTCCTGGGTTCTTCCAGGTAAGCGCCTGTGTTTCTCCTTACTCTCTACACCGTGGAACATAGAAAGAGGAAAGTGAACCCCAGtagtttgtaaaatgtttctcCACAACAGGCAGTTGAAAGTACTGTAAATAGTTCTGTTCTCTTTTTGTACGATTATATTTAGATCATCCAGAGCAATGTGGCAATTTGTCTGTCATGATCTCAATTAATTTCATCGCACCGCAGTTGTAGTTGCTCATTTGTTTGCTACGCTGACCTTTCTACTGTTTCTAGCCTTCCAAGAACTTAGAGCAGCAGTCTGAAGATCCGTCTTGTGGTGCAAATCCAGTGAAATGGAGATTAGTGTCTGGCCATAGCACGCTGGCCTGGCTGCTCTGAGTAATGTCACCCTCAGGTGAAAGAGGGGACAGGGCCAAGGACAGAGGAGTGCCAGAGGCAAGAGTACCAATATGCTGGGAGGATGTTTTCAGTGCAGGCTTGAATAGCTCACATCGGGAGGACGTTCGTAAGCCGTTATACATCACCCTCGCACGCAAAACAGAAGAACGAAGGGCTGCAGGATTCACAGGAAGCTTTGACACTTGATGGCTTGTGTTGGTATCTTTCACTCGGGCTCTGTGGGGAGGCAGAGAGGGTCCTGCTGTTGCGAGGCTGTGGAAAAAAGGGAAGCAAGAGATGCTCAGAAGGCAGCTCTCTGTATGAAGGACTCTTTGCCAAAAAGATTCAACTTTATTCCGATTTTTGccttttataaatgatttgcaCTAGGGGATGTGGAGGTCTTACTTGCACCGATGAAATGGAAAGTTGCACATAAATCAATGTCTACCTCAGTGTTTAGCCATGCATCAGCAGTTAGTGTGAAATATGTTCAATAACAAAGCCGAGGAGGCGTGTGTGGGGCTGCACTGCCCTCTAGTGTTGGACTGTCACAGCAGAGAATTGCTCTTTTTCCTCCGGGCATCTGTATGGTCTGTAGACCATGGTATTGAGGCATTGTCTGACAGGACTGGAATTctttatataatacaatttgCTAAATTGATGCCCCACAAAAGGAGCTGATTTTCCCTGCTTTTGGAGATCTAATTCTTGTGCTTTGTGTGGACAGAGGGGTAGAGTGTAAAAAACAATCTACAACCACatgcaatattttaaattttctaaatgtattattattgctacCTACACATTTTAAGAAATTACCTCAATTTTGCACCTCACTTCTAAAATACAAGAGAGGGAATATGCAGATAATATATCCAATATGGAAATAAATAGCTTGTGGTCAGACTGAGATTACAGCTGAAGGCTTTCTACTAGATTTAATTTGGGGATGTCCCGCTACCAGTGGATAATAAGACCAAGTCGGATGTAGAATCGGGTTATTCAGACCAGGAAAGTAGAAGCCTTAGGAGTGGCAATCAATAATTCTGAGAAACTCAGGACGTAATAGTGAGGTTTTCCTGCAGCTCAGTCGCTAATACGTTGTGGAGGTTGTGGTCTTGATATCTGAACTCTCCAAGATATCCTTAAAATCTTGCACTGAAACATAACGAGCCTCTATCTGTGTGCGGTTACATAAACCCTCATTTTCAGATGCCCATCCCCGTGAAGCCgaacaaaatgtttttcactCCGTTGTCTTGTAGAAACCAAAAGACAACGTTTCAGTGCGTACAGTGGAAGGTTAAAAGCCTAATTTAAAGTGgaatgcccccccaccccccacgccCCCTCTGGGGATACGAGAGGAAGTCGCCACATTTTTGTTTCAGATGCTTGTTATTGTTCCATTCTGAAAACACGGGGCTCCTCCCTGGCGGCCTAATGAGCAGAAAGAGCAGCCAGTGTTCGCAGGAATGTTTTCACGTAGAGTACATCTGCAGTTACATTATCCAGAAGTAGCTGTCATAAGCATTAGCATATCGGAATAAAGCGGCCGGGAGGACTCAAATTTATTGCTGCGTGATGCCTGCCAAAGCGATGCTTCAGAAAGATTGGAGTGTCCTGGGAGGACGAGACGGTTCCTCAGACACCAGCGTGTAAAAGATCCAGTAGCTCAAACGTGAGCACTTTCAGTCCATTTAGGCCAGAAGTCTTTTCCTCtttttgaatccatgcaactgATTTTGTTCCTGCATTTTCCAATAAAATTAAGAGGAcagtatttgatttgattaaatatGTTGGTTTAtattgagttttgttttgtgtgtgtttgtctgtttcatttttattttatttttatatccatTTTGTATACATACTTGAGTGTATGCCCTGACCTAACCAGAAAAATCTAAGAACTTAATGCACTGTAGCACTACACAGATCTAAAAAACAGGGCACAATTAAATACTTGTCTTTGTCTCTGCCATTGCAGAGTGACGCAAAATTGTAATTTCCCCTCCCcctctagaaaaaaaaaaaaattaaacctgCTGACATGGAAATTCTTCAGCACAGCCCCGTTTCTCCACCCCTCACTCCCTCCGTATTGCACAGTATCTACATACAAGTATCCAGTGCAAATCTGAAGTTGCGTCtccatttctttttgtttggccATAAAGAACAGCTTGCCTGGATTAGGTGTAATGGATGCGGAATTAGCTGATCCCCCCCCACGAGATGTAGCATTCTGAATTGACTAATTGAAGCAAACGTGAAAATGGGATCATTCATGCTCTTGCTTTGTGCTTGCTTTTCACTAACATCTCACAACGCTTGCAGGATTTCAGCTGAGGTCAATAAATTAAGAGAGCACATTTGGGTGTATGTTTCTGTGGATTAGAGATGTATTAGAGAGGAAGGGAATCGGGGGTTTAATAGCTTTTTATTTCCCTCCTCAATGCTGTGGAGAATGTTTCAGGTTAATCAATATAACCGCCGCAGGACGGAAAATAACGAAAAACTGAAGTTTATCATCAAAGCTTATGTAGTGTtggtgttttttattcttggtctTAATAGTATGGTAAGATTTTgttgtagattttattttcatttacatgaAATATGAATACACCTCAAATACTGTGAGAAATGGGCAGCGGATTAGAGGTTTTCTTCTAATGAACACGCCGTGTCCCTAATTGCAGGGCTTTCTTGGAATTTCAGAGGTGGATGTGTTGTGGTTTTGTTCTGAACGCGGTCTTGTTTTACAACATCGCGGTTCTTCACAGTAGCCCATTGAGGATGTGGCACATGCTCCTCTGATTGCTTTCCCCCTTCAACTCCCATGTTTCTCCACAAATCTTTGAATTTCCGTCTCGCCACTCTGCGATCATTGTGGCTAATTCTCACCAGTACAAAGGAACTGCAGGTGCACGTGTGATTCGCTTTCAATAGTTTCCCCCTCcctttttaatttgtgtaattTCAATTTCTCTGCTCCTGTACTGTTAATTAGGCTACCCTCTAATCAGTACTATTATCGCAGTGGTATTCATGTTTGGTGAAGCTGCTAAACAAATGCTTGCAAAATTGCTAAATGGCTAATTAATGTCTGTTAATTAAGAAAATTGCTTGTGGTAACAAACCATGCTGTAGCTGGCAGCAGTTAAGCGCTAACACTTGTTGAAGGCAGTGCACTAGCAGGTTTACAGCAGCTGTTGATGTGCTTTCCCTGCTCCTCAAGACCGGCGATGAGAGGAGATAAAGCTGTCAAAACACCCCGGCTCTCACAGGCTCCTTTCTGACTCCACTTGTAGCCCTGCTATTCATCGACAAAATTACTGCTAGACACAAGACTTTAGACCAACCATTTAGACTTCCACACTCTCAATCGCTGTACAAAGTGGTTATGACTTATGTTATAATTCATGGATTAAATTTAGTACTAGCTAGGTTATGCTTTTGTTcgtcttgttgttttccttaaGCACTTTGACTGCTTGAGGATGAACTGCAAAAGAGatcctttttctaatctattcGAACTAACAAGCTAATAGTAAAGCTAAaataagaacaaataaaaaatattgaattttgAAAATCATTATTGTTGAAGAGCCTGCAGTGCAGCAGTATTTCTTATTTACATGGTGCAGTTTATATCTATTGATTAATTTCACCACTGACAGCGATTTTTATACACTGACTGTAATTCCAGGACAAATATTTGTCCCTAATGTGGTTTTatgttaaacaaaaacaaaatatcaaatGAAAACGAAAAGACTGCATACTAAGGCAGAATTAGCCTGGATGTAAGGAATTTATAGTGTCTTACATGAAAGGAGAAAACAGTGTCACCTGCAAGTTTAatggatacatttttaaaattaataacatGCTACTTGTACATCAGGCAGCTAtgcattttccttttaatttcaaGGCTTCTGCTTATGATGAAAGAGGGGAAAGTAACTTCACTTTGGttctacctctctccagcccATGTAAAGTGAAAATCCACTCTTGTGGTCTGTGTCATAAAGCTTGTGGGTGCCATAATGGCAGAGAGAAGTGGCAACTGGATTATGTGAAAATTCGTAAAAGATTGATCTGTCCTCTCCCTTTTTATGGGCTGTGGAAAACTGAATTCAGCAATGAAATTAACCACAACAAAGTGATTTAATTCTCACTTATTTTTTAACTCTGTGGAATGTAGCAATGTCTCTCACTCTGCCTTTTTACTGGAAAACGGCTTTGCCTTGTGGTTtgactgacactctctctcccagAGTTACCGCCTATATTTTTGCAAAGCCACTAGCGACAACACGACTCTGGCCTAGACTCCGGGCAGCTGGGAGCACGTGAGCTACAGGACCACAATAAGAATAGCAGATACTGAAGACGCATTGCTAAGCTCCAGTTACTTTCctgcctttctttctctgcCACCCTGTCAGAAATAAAATCCTCTTCTCTCCGCGCCCTGTTGCTCTGCTCTAATCCACCCTCTTGCTTTCTAACCTCATAGGGACCACCTGGCTCTCAGCCTTCACCACACGCACAACCACCACCTCACAACCCTAACAACATGATGGGACCCCACAGCCAGGTAACGTGGGCGAGGCTTCCTGCTTGCATTCACGCTTATAGTCTGGGGGGCTTTAAAGATTCCCTCTCCTGTTTCTCAAGATGTTCGTAGAATACAGTATACTGGTCTTGGGTCATGAATCGGCACTATAAATAACCAGACCGTTTTTTTCCCCGtttcactttcattttattttttatttgcttttgcatgcatttttttcggtacaaatataaatattggcTACACATTAAGGGTTTAATTGGTTCTATTACTAGCCACAATCAATCAGACTACAAACTTTAATTTTTAGAACTTCTTAATCAGTGAAGATGTTACCAGATGTGTTGATGTCAGAAGTGTAATATGGCCAtcattttaagttattttaaattatttgtgttGAAAGTCCTGTCTTTATGGAACTAACTTTATGGTAGTTTTGTTCTTACTACACAACTACTTTTATGCCTGGCCCAGGTATGCCATGCTGCTAACAATATTTGTTAATGTGTATCACTATTCACACCATtcaagcaaaaaataataaattagaaCTGAAACTGTTTTATACACTGTCTGTCATAGCACCGATCAGAAgacctgttaaaaaaaaaaaagaaaaacaagaatccGTACAAAGTGACAAACTGGATGTGTATTTCAGGTTCTTACCTGTTattcagttttagttttttatatattgtattccTTCTCTGATATGCATGTAGGTACTGCTTGGGAAAATAAAAAGACGTGTTCTGGGAGCAGGTGTCAATAACCAGTGCTTTGTGTTCACAGCCTTTTATGTCGCCGCGGTATGCTggaggcccccggccccccATCAGAATGGGAAACCAGGTACTGTATCAGCTTGTAAAACTGAAATAACACAAGATGCATGAGTGAGGACAAAGCACTGTGGAAATCAAAAGTGGTTACATCATAGCTGTCTGCAAATTTCTTTAAGTGGACTTactggaacagagaagataaTTTATGTGCATTGAGGCGGACGGCAGTGTCATTAAAATACGATACGATTTGTTTGGCTGTGTTACtgatattaacattttatttgttaagACATAGGGTGTCATATTGATAACATACTTAGTGCCTTTTTATCCAGCAATGTTTAGTAATAGCGATTTAGAATAGATAACGTAGTTCCTTGTATATTTAGGGCGTACTTCACTTCTCTGAGAAACCGTTAGAGCAGTGTTGGACTAACTCAGGTTTAATATGGGTTTGAGATGGTGCTTGGGAAGCATCGGCTGAATAGAAAATGTTTGGCAAATTGCTTAAAATTACAAAGGGTGGTCTATCTAATCCTACCTATTAGGCTGCAAAATGAGCCATCGAATGCTTAGATCAACTCCAGGGTTAAGTGACCGAGGTCATCCCTGGATTGTAcctgtatttttttccccatctcAACTGGGCACACAACAAAAAGAGCCTTGTTCCTCTTATTATAAACTTGATTGACTCCAGGGTGGGTTTCTTGGGACAGTGGTATTTATCTGTAACCAAACCTAAGCTGCACTGATGTGTAAAGTGAGACCacaccaaaacaaaatgactcTGCTTTCTCAGCCAAAATCACAACTTCACTGAACTTAAACCAAATGCATATCAGCCACGTAAaggaaaaatgttttcttatttcTAGAAAGAAAGCGGTCACtcctttttaaatgaatgctttCCTGTCTGCATGTCTGTGTTCTTGATTGTGTTACATGAAGGTTTGATATAAACACCAGGGTAGATTTACACAGAGATTCATCATCACAGAGATGTTTACACTTTTCAAAAAGTGAGAAAACTGtcaataatacaatattgtcACAATAATAAAGACATGATCCATTTaatttttcttcagtttaattttatttatatggGTGTTGATTCTGTAGAGCAACACAGACCTGTGTTGTGGTAGCAGGCAGGACAGGTCCTTGGGTGGCGAGGGCTGCAGGGTCAAGCGTGTGTGTGAAGCGTGTGAGCACTGAAGAGCTGTCGGGCTGTGAGGTGATGCtggttttctgtctctctctctctctgacagccTCCAGGCGGAGTCCCAGGTGCTCAGCCACTGCTGCCCAACACAATGGACCACACACGGCAACAAGGTGAGGTCACCTGGCCCTGCCTTGTGCTCCCATTTTCCTGCCCTCCAGAAAAATgggcttttattttctttccttcctgTTTGTAGCAACCATATTCAACTTATCAGTTCAGCAGCTTGCTGAAGCAGACCGTTGTATCATTAGGAATTGCTGTGGAAGTTTAAACTCACACAGGTGGGTTTGTTCATTGACTTGATTCCAGTGACTTCAAGAGACAAGCTGCTCCAGAAATACTCAGCTCTAGTAGGATAGGAGGTGAAGGGATTGGTCAGAATAACTGACATTTTTATTGCCTTTCTTATTAGAAAAGTCTACCCATTGTCATTGAGGATGTGTGTTAActcatcatgttttttttaggcCATCCTAACATTGGAGGACCAATGCAGAGAATGAACCCCCCAAGAGGAATGGGCCCAATGGGTCCAGGACCCCAGGTAGGCCCTCAGCTGCTGACTGGTGTCATCCTCACATCAGTAACTCACTATGCTTGCTTTGTACTTTTTCTGCATTCTGAGGACTCTACTCCACTTGTCCACTTAGTAGTGTAAGATTGGATTTACAAAAACTGTACATGGTAGTGAGTTTTTCTCAAATTTGATCTAAATTCAGATGTCACTTAAAATATGTATCTGCAATGCCAAGACTTTTCCTTAATAGTTTTAATGTGATTGACACAATGTTCTTTGAAACTTGATCACTCTTTTTAATATTCCAACTTGGCTGTCACTCTTGACTTGCAATGTAGCCTCTTTGAGAACCCAGCCATACGTTACAGCAACAGTGATGGCAAAGGCTTACAACAACCTAGCTGAATAAATGCTTTTAGCCATCACAGATAAGCGAATAAAACTCTGAGGATGAAGTCAAACCATTCAGAAATTGTAGCTGTTTGAATTTGCGTTGCGTTTGGCAAAATAAGTTCAATTTATATTGGTGAATTTTCAGTTGGCGTGAACAGCTGTTGACACTTGCCTTTGTTTACATTTGCCTCTGGCAGATTACACATTACTGGTGACCGTCTCTTGGGGGAGGGGGTTGTAAATTGGTCATTAGTGTGCTTGTGTTGGAAAATCAGAATGTGACTTCTCTGTGTGGTTTCCTTTGTCTGTCCTATCTTGTCACTCCATTCTGTTTGGTGTGGGATACTTCTGCTTCTCTTCTGCTTTTTATTAACACCATCGTCGTATCATGTCCAAAAAACTTGTgatttctgaaatgagtgctaaTTGTGGCTCATCAAGGTTTATGAATCCCTCTAGCCAGGGTGCATCTGTGTTGTCCACAGTGAAAAGACAGTTGACTTGTGCCCTCTTAGTTTGTTTCTGAGGGCACAACCATGTTTTTAGCCCCTGTTCATGAAATGCACCACAGGATGAACTGTTAACAGAAACACATATGTGGTACATTTGTGTGTAAGAGCTTTACATTCTTTCATGATCATCAAAGATGTGATGACAAAATTAATCACAATTTCTAGTGAATTTTGATGTTTGTAAGACAGTGGTGTACTTGCGTTGTTAACTTAATATGGAACATTACTAGCATACCTGCTCATAacttggaaataaataaaaagcgcCTTTACTTTGTCAATGGGGcatcagttttaatttaattttgaaaagcCCTTAATTGATCATGGCCATCCCACCCACTCCGGTCCCCCTCCTTCTAGCCCATCATTCAAATGTTAATTGTCAAGCTTCATTCAGAAACATCTTTTCATCCCAGTACATTTCCCACAAAACTAaccctctttttctctcttctcttctcgGGTTTCTTCTCGTTATGGTAGTCTGATCCTTGGTTATCATTGCAGAACTATGGCGGCGGAATGAGACCTCCACCCAACTCAATAGGCCCTGGCATGCCTGGAATTAACATGTAAGAcgcagtgttgtttttttttcttgttcagGGGGTGTCAAGACAAGTGTTTTCGGAGCGAGGCAGAAGATATACTTCCTTTGTTTTGCTCCCACCCATCACAGAATTGTTTTTGggctcttgtttttgtttttgcgttcTTCCTCCGGTTGATTACACTGTGCCACGATGGAGGACAAGACTAacattgtgatttgtttttgtcaatCAGGGGCCCAGGAGCAGGCAGACCATGGCCTAATCCCAACAATGCTAATTCAGTGAGTACAGAGGAGGTTTGGAGTTACTCTCTCCGATGCTAATGTGTATTAAAGCATTCTCATTTCTGTGACTGTGCTCTCTACATCCAATTGAATGTCTAAAGCACGAGGCAGAACCGCACCCCAGGTTTGCGCACACAGAGATTAGCTCAGAGCAGAGAGTGTAACGATCCTGGGTTTAATCCCCACCACTGCCGAGCCTTTATGCAGGAATGTGAGGTAGTTTATAACCGTGTTGAGGAGAAGACTGCCGCTTCAACCAGAGCGTTTGGAGGTGAGCAGGAGAGCAGATTAAATCTCTTGAAAGGGAAATCTCCTGTATCATGCCAAAAAGTTTAACACAAAGGGAAAACTTTAAAAGGAAATGCCTTCATTAAACTActctattttgaaatgttgcCTCTTAGGGGAGACTTGCCTGAATGATATAGGTGCTGTTGTGTGTCCTTATTTTACATAAAgtaattcaatgtttttttgtttttgagtaGTATTTTAATGGTAAAAGTCTATTTTGAGGAAAGCTTCTGATACGCACAGATGTCGTGACACGGTTCAGTGTTCAGAAAGATCATCGaaataattgaaagaaaaacCTAACCGaatgtttcctgtttgtattcagATCCCATATTCTTCGTCATCCCCGGGCACATATGTGGtaagatatacatttaaatgtgtatacatttctttttaaagtaATTGTATACATGTCCTCCAAATCATATTACTTTgcgaaaaacattatttttcttgtctGTTCTCTTGGCAGCGTTTCAAGGTATGCTCAGCTTTGGAAAGTGACTTTATCCCATTTGGGGAAAGGACTTACATAAGCTTGTCTGCTGCAGATACTAGAACAAAACGAGTGGCTGTGCTCCAGTTTCTTACAGTATCACAGAAACCAGTGGTACATGAGGAGAAAAACAGCATGGCTGTACACGGCACTCTTAACCCCTTCAGGTCCACAGTGGGCTTTGCTCTCAGACAAAAATCACTTAATTTTACCTCACCATGTTTTAGGAAACCAATTTCACCCATAACCGGATTTTTTAGGTTCTTTAGAACTAacgtttttgtttaatttggatTAGTTTGTATGCAATCTTTGTAAATTATTGAAGGATTATAAAGATGTGAGAGTGGCGATCACTGCATAGGGATAGGTTGGCTTTGAGACACCTCCTCGGGTTGGGTGGCGATTGAAGCTGAGAATGATAAGAGACCTTGTAGGTAATCCTGTTCACAGTGGATTCTGCAGAGTGTCAAGAGATCAGACAGTCTTACACCTAGAGCCACAGATTACCTCAATATCCACGGACTGAGAGGAGCCGAGGGCCAGCGTTCTGCACACGGCCTGGCCCTCGCATAACCAAGACACTGGACAAGCTGAAAttgttttggttcatataaacaATACCGATAATCATAAAATCACTATTGGTTTGAGATGTAAAATGTAAGCCTTTATTTTGACACCCATCCATTTGCACACATCTGAGTGTCTCTCCTCCTTCCCTTCAGCGTAAACAGGGCAGTGTGCATAACTGTCGTGTAGCACATCAAGCGCTTTAGTGAGAGATTAGTGCTTGGCGTGGAACCAGGAGAAGGCATTGTTGCTGACAGCAGCAGGACGGCTGCCCTATTGCAGTGTGGGGAGAGCGAACCGgcagtgatgtgtgtgtgtgtgtgttaatctgTTATCTGCAGGGTCCCCCTGGTGGAGGAGGTCCCCCTGGCACGCCGATCATGCCCAGTCCAGCAGGTATGGACACAGCACCCACACGACCACTGAATCACCCTGCATCCACTACATCTGGTCCATAACTCACACTGAGATCTTAACGGCACTGTGCTCATAGGGGGAGACCAtgctcaataaaataaaataaaataaaaatgtgcccCAGGTGGCTGTTAAGCATCCTTCTAAATCATACTTTCCACCAATATTCCCCTCCACTGGCTGAGCTCTGTTTCCCATGTTCGAAGCGATGACATCATGTGCCGTCTCGCTGGCCAGTGCTCCAGCCGAGGGGATTTCCAGTGAAGTCTCTGAGCTCCTGGCTGGGCCTGTTCACAAATATTATTTCCAAAGACCTCCGCAGTCAGGAGCCGAGTGAGAAATAGTTGCATCCAATCCCACTGTGCGTATTTAACCCCCTACGTCAGCGTGCCCTCGGGTACTcgttttaaagatttttgtattcattccCGCCGCCCTTATTGATCGGCGCCGAGCAAATGAAAGCAACAGACTTGTCCTCCACTGAAGAAGGACCAACAGACATGAGGATTTATGACACCCTCCCCCTTTCACAGACGCACACATTTAGAAATGAGAAACGCgctttgtaatgtaaacatgtatGAGTATAAAGGATTTAAGTTTATGCTACTCTCTAATGGGAGTCtgtcaaaatgtaattaatgaacCAGACAGCGTGAGCTCTTCAAAGGAGATGAGTGCGAGGTGAGGATTCAGATTGAGTCCACCTTTCTCAGCCTCgttcacacacacttttatattttcagaTTCGACGAACTCCAGCGACAACCTCTACACAATGATTAATGCTG from Amia ocellicauda isolate fAmiCal2 chromosome 19, fAmiCal2.hap1, whole genome shotgun sequence includes these protein-coding regions:
- the LOC136714256 gene encoding single-stranded DNA-binding protein 3 isoform X1 codes for the protein MFAKGKGSAVPSDGQAREKLALYVYEYLLHVGAQKSAQTFLSEIRWEKNITLGEPPGFLHSWWCVFWDLYCAAPERRDTCEHSSEAKAFHDYSAAAAPSPVLGNIPPSDGMPGGPIPPGFFQGPPGSQPSPHAQPPPHNPNNMMGPHSQPFMSPRYAGGPRPPIRMGNQPPGGVPGAQPLLPNTMDHTRQQGHPNIGGPMQRMNPPRGMGPMGPGPQSDPWLSLQNYGGGMRPPPNSIGPGMPGINMGPGAGRPWPNPNNANSIPYSSSSPGTYVGPPGGGGPPGTPIMPSPADSTNSSDNLYTMINAVPPGGNRTNFPMGPGSDGPMGGMGGMEPHHMNGSLGSGDIDGLPKNSPNNISGISNPPGTPRDDGELGGNFLHFQNDNYSPTMTMSV
- the LOC136714256 gene encoding single-stranded DNA-binding protein 3 isoform X3 produces the protein MFAKGKGSAVPSDGQAREKLALYVYEYLLHVGAQKSAQTFLSEIRWEKNITLGEPPGFLHSWWCVFWDLYCAAPERRDTCEHSSEAKAFHDYSAAAAPSPVLGNIPPSDGMPGGPIPPGFFQPFMSPRYAGGPRPPIRMGNQPPGGVPGAQPLLPNTMDHTRQQGHPNIGGPMQRMNPPRGMGPMGPGPQSDPWLSLQNYGGGMRPPPNSIGPGMPGINMGPGAGRPWPNPNNANSIPYSSSSPGTYVGPPGGGGPPGTPIMPSPADSTNSSDNLYTMINAVPPGGNRTNFPMGPGSDGPMGGMGGMEPHHMNGSLGSGDIDGLPKNSPNNISGISNPPGTPRDDGELGGNFLHFQNDNYSPTMTMSV
- the LOC136714256 gene encoding single-stranded DNA-binding protein 3 isoform X2 — its product is MFAKGKGSAVPSDGQAREKLALYVYEYLLHVGAQKSAQTFLSEIRWEKNITLGEPPGFLHSWWCVFWDLYCAAPERRDTCEHSSEAKAFHDYSAAAAPSPVLGNIPPSDGMPGGPIPPGFFQGPPGSQPSPHAQPPPHNPNNMMGPHSQPFMSPRYAGGPRPPIRMGNQPPGGVPGAQPLLPNTMDHTRQQGHPNIGGPMQRMNPPRGMGPMGPGPQNYGGGMRPPPNSIGPGMPGINMGPGAGRPWPNPNNANSIPYSSSSPGTYVGPPGGGGPPGTPIMPSPADSTNSSDNLYTMINAVPPGGNRTNFPMGPGSDGPMGGMGGMEPHHMNGSLGSGDIDGLPKNSPNNISGISNPPGTPRDDGELGGNFLHFQNDNYSPTMTMSV
- the LOC136714256 gene encoding single-stranded DNA-binding protein 3 isoform X4 — encoded protein: MFAKGKGSAVPSDGQAREKLALYVYEYLLHVGAQKSAQTFLSEIRWEKNITLGEPPGFLHSWWCVFWDLYCAAPERRDTCEHSSEAKAFHDYSAAAAPSPVLGNIPPSDGMPGGPIPPGFFQPFMSPRYAGGPRPPIRMGNQPPGGVPGAQPLLPNTMDHTRQQGHPNIGGPMQRMNPPRGMGPMGPGPQNYGGGMRPPPNSIGPGMPGINMGPGAGRPWPNPNNANSIPYSSSSPGTYVGPPGGGGPPGTPIMPSPADSTNSSDNLYTMINAVPPGGNRTNFPMGPGSDGPMGGMGGMEPHHMNGSLGSGDIDGLPKNSPNNISGISNPPGTPRDDGELGGNFLHFQNDNYSPTMTMSV